Genomic DNA from Eleutherodactylus coqui strain aEleCoq1 chromosome 8, aEleCoq1.hap1, whole genome shotgun sequence:
actgttcatgcactattcgttcatcattgatttctagcaagctaaaagtcaacAAAGGCTCTTATCAGCGccacacactgattttctcagtgggcggcgctgatagcattctttcagcggGTATCCCGCCGAGACTTACCATCCGGATACCggctgaaagctcagagaacaaagaagCTGTCAGCCCTCCTGTTGTTTCTCAGAGCTATTAGCTCAGCTGGACACCACTGATAACTGAGTACAAAACAGCTACTTCTCTCGGaattagctaattagctacttaagaattatgcaaagatgatcacttaaaacTGTTACTCGAGCCATTTGagagatttttgagcgatcatttcagTCTAAATCATCTTTAGCCACCTGAGGGCAGCTAGTGGTGCCTACGAGCTGGCCAGTACGGCAGAGGGCAAGGTACGTTTTATTATGAAGCACCAGATTTTGTAGCTCCAAAGATGTCCCCCTCGTTGCTTTCGTATATATTGCAATTTTCTGTTATAatgttaataaaatggctgctgtggccaatttatccGAATTCTGAGTCGGATCATTTTCATGGCGGATATTTGGCTATGGAGCGGCCACTCTAACCTACCCTGGtcatgcaaaacctataacaagaGATAAGAACTAGATGAGTCAGTTCTGTTATCTTAATGTGAGCCCTTCATCACCATGTTACCCCTAAAACTAACTTTACTGGCCAGAAGAGGAAGAATAATCAATCCCTTCTATTACAATCTCTTTCCTTTTCCTAATGAGCCCATGCACATCCGCAATAAGGTTCCCAAATTATCCCGCCATTTACAAGTGAACAGAGAGGAAACATCTGGCTAATACAGAAAGGCTGATTCAAGAACTGCCGAGCCAACAGCGCCCCATCTCTTGGCAGACAGCTCGTTACCTCCCCCGTTACACAGGAAGTTAGTTTTTTCCAGTAGAACACGTGCGACTATGAACATATAATTGGTCCCTGTCTCGACTCTAATTGCTTTGTTATACAATCATCTGCCTGTTCTCACACGAAATAGGAATTTCTTTTACTTTCGTTTCAGTTTTGATTCTGCTTCCATCGTGAACTCTCAGATCTGAAGCTCAGCAGAAGACAGATATGGATATTGGTCAGCTGAAGGAATACATCGTATCTTACAGCCTGAATAGCTGCCCCCTGGGAAACCAGGGCTACAACCGAGTCCTCATCCAGCTGATGGGCTTCCTGGGACACGGAAAATCGTCTCTGATCAACTCATGTAAATATGCCCTCCACAATCAGGTCTTCAAAACACATGCTGAATCTGGCTCTGCGGACGGTGGACTTACCGTTGTCAGGAATGCCTATCCactcacccacaccatcaccatgGTGGACAATCGGGGATGTGCCGTGCTCAACCCCTTAGAGACCGGGGAGTTTTATGCCCAACTAGGTAAGTGACATTCATTTTTTGTTAGTTTTCCTGTTCACTTACAAAAAACATTCCCTGTGGTGGATGCTATACATGTCCATAGGGGGCGGGGAACTAGAATGTCTTTGTCAAGCTTCCTCCACCCTTTGTTGTctgacttagggcccttttacatggaacgcttATCATGCAAACAAATCGTCGGTTTGTGTAAATTtgaacaatgatcattcagtgtaaacatggccaacggcTGAAAAAGGatagaatttcttaccgaaaattccttttttccgagtcatcatgACGGCAGTACCAGGAGGTTgccccttgaccttgtagggacaggaagcaagagacttgaaaaggctcctcctgcctcccattctccagtgtcttctaaattacttacatggacatgtctcGGTTTATCAGGAAAAATTTTTATTTGCTCCAAGACAAAAAACAACATAgttagtcccattgaaaagaaaataGGAGGGTACCTTACCCGAACCTTAACAGAGATATTATGCCATAATGTCGCATGTAAATTATATATAGAAGTCTCTGGATATAcgtatctatatacacacacagttatACACGCATATGTGtgctcttttttttggggggggggggggagggaataatgtgccgtcatgatgactcggaaaaaaggaattttcggtaagaaattctatCTTTTTCCCCGGCGTCATCATGACGGCAGTACCTGGAGTTATATCAAATTACTTTTGGGGGGGGGACTGTTGCCTGCAAGACCTTCCTCCCGAACAACAGGTCCGAGGAAAAGGTCAGTATTCAGTCTATAATGTTTAGTAAATGTGTGCAGGTTAGACCATGTGGGCGCCCTGCATATCTGCTCCGGCGTAGCCATGGCCCTCTTTGCCCAAGAGCAAGATACTGCTCTCGTCGAATGGTCAGTCTTTCTAAAGGAGGATGTCTGTTCCAAATAACACAGGATGGCTCTTTTTATGTCCAGGCTGTGgtattctctctctctatcgtttTTGGGGTCCTGACAGAATGATGGAAGGATAATTTCCTGCTGCCTATGAAACTTTGAGGCTACATTAGGCAAGAAGAAAGGGTCCATTTTTAGTATGATTCTATCATCCAGGACTAGCAAGTATGGTGTCTTGCATGAAAAGGCCTGGATCTCGCTCACCCGCCTCGCCGTCGTGATTGCGACTAAAAATATAGTTTTAAGGGTTAGCATTTTAATTGATGTTTGGTCGATGGGCTCGAAGGGGGACCTACCGAGGCTTTTGAGTACTAAGTTTAGGTCCCATGGGGGTACTGTACTACGACATACTGGTCTCATCCTCTCCGCTGCCTTCATGAATCTACAGATTAGCCTATGTTCGGCTAGCGGTTGGTCCAGAACGTCCGAGAGGGCCGAAACCTGCACCTTAAGGGTCCCTGGCCTTAGGTTTTTATCCAGGCCCTCCTGGAGGAAGTCCAAGATCTCTGCCACCGAGGTGTCAAGGTTGGAGACTTCCGaccccctccaggaggagaatctCTTCCATATCTTGTTGTAGATAGCAGATGTTACGGGTTTGCGGCACTGGCGCAGAGTTGATATTACTCTGGCAGACAGACCTTGTCTCAGTAGTATCTGTTCCTCAACATCCATGCTGTGAGGTTCAGCCTCTGTACGTTGGGGCACAGTACTGGGCCCTGCGATAGGAGATCCTCTCTGGCTGGGAGGCGGATTGGATCCATGATGGCCAGTTTTAGGAGCAGGGGGAACCATGCCCGCTTTTCCCAATACGGGACGACTAATATGATGGCCGTGTGGCTTTGCTGAATCTTCTGTAGGACCCTTTGGATAAGGGGAATGGGAGGGAAGGTGCAAGCCAGACCGATGTCCCAGCTCTGGGAGAAGGCGTCCATCCACTCGGCCTTGTCCCTTGGATTGAGGGAAAAGTAAACGGGGCATTTTGTGTTTAGACCGCTCGCAAAGAGGTCCACTTGTTGCCTGCCCCAGGTGTCCATAATGTGCTGGAACTCTTCCTGGTTCAGGGACCATTCCCCTGGGTCCAGGCGTCTTCCGCTGAGGTAATCGGCTGTTGTGTTCTGGGACCCCTTGAGGTGGACTGCTGTCAGGGACCGCACCATGGCTTCGGCCCACCGGAAAATCCGGGCTGTCAACTTTAGTAGATGGTAATTCCTGGTGCCTCCCTGATGGCGAATAAGGGAGACCGCAGTCACGTTATCAGAGAAGATTTTGATGTGCTTATCCCTTAGGGTGTCCTGTGCTCTGTGCAGTGCTTCCCAAATGGCCCTGAGTTCCCTGAAATTTGAGGTCTGGTTTCTAGTCCTTGGGCCCCATTCGCCCTGCAACAGGTGATGTCCTATTTGCGCTCCCCAGCCGAGTTGGCTCGCGTCGGTGACCACGCTAATGAAGGGTTCCGCCACCCACGGGGATTCTGCGTTTAAATTATGCGCTAACTGCCACCAGTGAAGGGACTGAGTGACCGATGGTGACAGGGGCATCCTGGCGTCTAAGGAGGTTGCTGCTCCATCCCAGTTTCCCAGGATGGCCCTCTGAAGCGTTCTCCAGTGTGCCTGGGCCCATGGAATGATCTGAATGCACGatgtcatgaggcccaggagtcTCATTCCGTCCCTTACCGTTATTTGCCTCTTCCCCCTGTATTTATGGATTGCCTGCCTAAGGCTCTCCCGCCTAGGTGGCGGCAAGGATAGGGTCTGTGACTCCGAATCTATCCGTACCCCCAGGAATGTTTTGCGAATTTCGGGGAGGAGGCTGGATTTCTGGAAATTTATGACccaccccagtctctgaaatagggTGATGGCCCAAATGGTATCTTCCTTGAGGGCTTTTGGCGAGGGTCCTATTAATAAGAAGTCGTCCAGTTAGGGAATGATATTAACGCCCGATGCGTGAAGGTGCGCAACCATCTCCGCCACGGGTCTTTGAAAAGACTCTGGGTGCCGTGGATATGCCGAATGGTAGGCACTGAAACTGGAAGTGATATAGGCGGCTTCCTATCTTAATCGCAAACCGCAGATACTTATGGTGTTCCTGCAGGATCGGGACGTGATAGTACGCATCTTTCAGATCAACTGTGCTCATATAGTCCCCCCTTTTTACTAGGGTTACTGCCGACctgatggtttccattttaaattttttataaatATGTCTATTCAGGCCCTTCAGGTTGAGGATCATCCGGTGGGCGCTGCTTGGTTTTTTAATTAGGAAGAGGGGAGAATAGTATCCCAATACTTGCTCTACCGCAGGGACCTGGACTATAGCCCCCATGTGTAGCAGATTAGTGATCTCACTTCTGAAGATGTCCTGGAGGACAGGGGATTGCGTGGGGGTAAccacaaaattgtttgggggcCGGACGAAAAACTCTATCCTGTACCCCTGGGATATCAGCTGGAGAACCTACGAGTTATCCGTAATGCGCTGCCATTCCCGACCAAACTTTAGTAGTCTACCCCCCACCTGGGAATCCTCTACGGGGGTAGTGATTGCTTTCGTCTTACCCCTGCCGcccttggggtaggaccagcggcCCGTCTTCCTCTTCCCCCGGTAGGGTCTAAGGACGGTTGTCGTCTGGGGGATAACCCAGTTCTTGCCTGGTCTGGAAAGCCGTGGGTCCTATCGGTCGCTTTCTTGAGGATTTCTTCCAGGTCTGCGCCGAAAATATACTGGCTGTGAAAGGGCATGTTGCACAATTTACTCTTGGACGCGGCATCTCCTTTCCAGGTCTTCAGCCAGATCGCCCGCCTAGCCATATTGGATAATGCTGCGTTCCTGGCCGCTAATCTCATTGACTCGGTTAAGCATCTGCCAGGAAGCCTGTTGCCAGTTTTAGCAAGGATATGCACTCCTGTATCGCTTCCCTGGGTGCTCTCTGCTTGACCTGGTCGTCCAGCTCGCCCAGCCAGAGAAACATCGATCTCGCGACGGTCATGGCTGCGACATTTGATTCCAGGGTATAGGCTGCCGTCTGCCAGACCCGCTTCATTAGGGTGTCCACTCTATTGTCCATAGGATCCTTAGGGTGTGATGAGTCCTCAAAGGGAAGCGTTGTCTTCCTGGCCATCCTGGCCACCTGCGCGTCTACCTTTGGGATGTCCTCATAAACACACACGTCTTCCTCCGCGAACTGGAGCCTCTCCTTGTATTCGCGGGGTAGATAGAGATGTTTATCTGCGCAGGCCCACTCATTGGAGATTACTTTTTTTTAGGATGGTATTCACTGGGTACACGGTCTTGTTTCTCGGTCTGAGCCCACCAAACATATCATCCTGTACGGATCTTGGCTCGATCGTGTCTTCTATCTTCATGGTGTCTCTCACCACCTTTATCAGTTCATCGAGATCACCTGACGAAAAATAGTATTTCTTGTTTTCGTCTTTAGGGTCGGGGGGATGGTCGAATAACTCGCCTTCGGAAAGTTCGCCCAATGACTGCTCTGAGTCTGAGCTCGTTAGTGGTGAATAACTAGGCCTTTTGGCGGCCCTTTTCTCCCGCTGGGCTGAGGGAAGGCTAGAAATCGACGCCCGGACTACTTCCCTAACCAGGGACCTTATGTCCTCCATGAATGCCGACGGTTCCTCTTTGAGGATTCTTGTCGTACATTCTGGGCATAGCGATTTTTTGTATGCTTCGTCCAGCTTCTTAAAGCACAGGAAACACTTACTGTGTCTTTTCTTAGGGTCTTGTTTTGTTTTGgcggattccctgtcctgcaacgATACATGGATAGGCATAAGGAAACCCCCGCGTACGTTGCCGCCCTTAGACCCAAAATTTTTTACATATTGCACCGATTTTGGTTTTAGATGGAATACTcacagtttgcagggcttccacatCGGTCCTCTCTGCTTGTCATGCTGTCCACAGTAGCAATAAGACAGACCTGTGACTGGAAGAACcttctctgaaggtgtcctgcaGTGGAAGCTTGTCGGGGGGCTTTTTCAAATGTCCCGGGCTCTACTTCCGGGTTTtgcggcgtctgacgtcaccacgTCGCGCCGcgtcactagccccgccccctgacatcgCGCGCAGCTGCGCTGGAGCCTGCTTGCCGGGAGGCGAGAGATCTTagagcctatggcccgccgctctcctcgGCGCTGCGGTAGTAAAACGGGGAGGCCGCCTGTGGCCCGTATCCCCCGGACCGCGATAGGAGAGGGGTCTCAGAGCCTCTGGCTCTCCGTGGCGCTGCAGTGGTGAAGCTGGGAGGCAGAACCTATGGCCCGCCGTACCCCCGGACCGCACTGAGGTGaaaaggaggtgagaggggaggcgGGCCTGTGGtccgcactcccccccccccgtcagcttttcggctccctggagggagctctcttgcatgtccctgtagggacacgAAGCACTGGAGAAttggaggcaggaggagccttttcaagtctcttgcttcctgtccctacaaggtcaaggggcaaccgttcattttatgcaaaaataaaaatcatcgctCAGTCATTCACAACtgttatgtgtagagatgagcgagcaccaaaatgctcgagtgctcgttactcaagtcgaactttcagtgatgctcgagagttcgtttcgagtaacgaaccccattgaagtcaacgggcgactcgagcattttttgtatatgactggtgctccgctaaggttttcatttgtgaaaatcttagcaaatcatcaaagtcatgtaaaaaacacagaaatggatagggcaggggcgaggagcaacatgcagggctgcatttagggctccgaggtctcactattaagccacaatagtggcaagagtgagacccccccccccccccactgtcagcataacgatcgttctcctctgccacagctgtaacagctgtggcagagaaggacgatcttagcccattgaattcaatggagccggcaatacagctgaactgctttctgtagtattcagcaggtggggatttaaaatccctgcctgctgaatgagctgcttctgattggtaacagcctcaccaatcagaggcagctctcactcacccattcatgaattcatgaatgggtcagtgagtgctgcctctgattggctcagcgcagggaccaatcaggggcagctctcagctgaatgacagctgagagctgcccctgattggtccccagcgctgagccaatcagaggcagcactcactgacccattcatgaatggatgagtgagagctgcctctgattggtgaggctgtgaccaatcagaggcagttcattcagcaggcgggggattttaaatgcccggctggtgaatactactcacagcggttcaggagaactgccggccggccgcggctgaactccgtctgccgggacaaggtgagtatatttttttttttactttttacacatttctgggatgaatttcagggaagggcttatatttttaagccctttcccgaaaattcatcctgcgctcgtcggcagcccattgctttcaatggagccggctgtattgccggctccattgaattcaatggtcagtgctcgtttaatcgagacgagtaccgcgtggtgctcgtctcgagtaacgagcatcttgagcaccctaatactcaaacgagcatcaagctcggacgattatgctcgctcatctctagttatgtgtaaaaaacagTTGTTCATTTACTGGTGCAGTATCCTAAATGACGAACGAACGAGTGAATGACGAAAAAATGTAAGCGATTATCTGTATCTGTAAACTGACAGTATTTTAATGTAAATAACTGCACAGATATCAGAGGACCCGGAATGCGCTTAAAACACCTTCCCCCACCATTACTCTACTTCCACCAGCCTGACAGAAACGGTTCATTGGTTCATgcggcttgtgccaaattctgaccttccatcagcacagtgcaacagaaatctctcctgaccaggcaatgttttccactgctcagtgatactaTTTTGGCACTCTTTTGCCCTCTAGAGTATCGCCATTTTATTGCCTTGGAAACAATGGCAATCAGTTATAGCCCATCTATGCTAAGAAATGATGACTAGCCCATTTGGCACAGCAGCGTTGTATTTTGCTGTTCTTGATTGTGCAGCGCCAGTTTGTCAGAGCAATTGTTGATCCTCTTCTAACCCCTTTTGACAATGAATTGTTTACATTCACTGGATCTCCTTTTGCTGGATGTCTttttctcgatcacaccattctcgttATACTATCCACAACATTACACGAGAAAACCCAACAAGGTTGGcaatgaaatcctggccctggcttGTCTagactgatgaccaggcctcgttggaagtctctCAGATCTCTTGATTTTCTATTTCTGTAATGTGAATTCACCTGTTTTATGCTGCGCTCCGGGGTAACGGGTCTAGTTTCCATACTGGGAAGAGTCAATCGTGGGACAATCGGGGGCTCTAATAGAGAGACCATTTCGGTGTATGTCATATTTTGACTGGAGACCACTCATGAGTAGTAAAGGAAAGGGATCTAGACCTAAACCTAGATTAATAAGATAATAGCTTTGGAAGGAAGAgaagtcatcagaggtctgaggTCACTGGGCAGAGGCTGTGTCACGTGTCTGGCATGGGACTGAAATCTCGTGTTATAGCCATTTACTGGAGGGTAGCATCGTACAAGAGCAGCCGGGGGCTGGTTCACAAGATGGTAGTGCAGCGGATTCAGATTGGCAGGTGGCATAGCAGAGGTCTGGTACACAGGAGCAACCTTGTTTTGTAGGGAGCAGGTAAAGTTCAGGAGCAGGTTTATACGCTAAGATACTGAGCACAAAAAGCACGCAAGAAGGAAGGGAAAAGGGCCAGGTTTATAAAAAGGGCTAATTGGGGAAGGAACAAGACACTGGGTGGAActagacaggaatacatggaacCAGGAACAGGAGACAAAGGATGATAAACAAGGTATCAGGACTCAGGGAAGCTATCCAGCAGGCTGGACAGCTgcttggagtacaggaggttGCTGGTTTTGAATCCTGATAGGCTGGTGATGAGCATCTGGTTGAGATGAGGGGTACAGGATTTGGTTGAGTTTGGTTATCTTGGAATTTCTTATTTCATGTTGTATTTCCAAATCATTCTAGTATCACacgcaagcatttttttttactttgttttactCCAGGGAACTTTGTCCCGTTGAACGAAAGAGTTGAATGGACAAAGGAGTTTACTGACATGTTGAATCTCTTAGAAGACTCTGATGTAGAGCCGAACTTCACCGACATCATTGTGCCAATATTCGTCTACAGGTAAGAGATAGCTCTGCTTCTGCAGTAGACAGGAATATTAAAACACTCAAAACcccaagtttaaccccttagggatgaTGCCTGTTTTTGCCATTAAAATGCAACAATTTTTGAGGGATTTCATTTCcacttatcaaaagccataactactTCATTCTTCTGTCGACATGGCCTATGAGGgactgttttttgcgtggcgaactgaagtttttattggtaacattttggggtaaatataatgtattgtaaaacttttattacattcttttagtGTCCGGCCCCTTCTATATCCATGAGGAAACAACCCCAGGGATTTCATACCTGGACTCTACAGCTATTGCTTCTACCGCAGCTGgaacaggtttcatcttccaacagaacAGAGCACCCCTTCCCCTCCAACAATACAGCCAGCAGATCCCTGAAGCCTTACATCAGTCAGTCATAATCTGCTACAATGTGTACTGCACGAATTGACTACAGGCTGCATGTGTGTCCAGTGACAGAGGGGGGCCACACTGATCACCTCTGATGGGGAAAACATTTTGATGTTGCGCAACAaaactttccattatactttctctctgtaggcTTCACAT
This window encodes:
- the LOC136577232 gene encoding uncharacterized protein, which translates into the protein MDIGQLKEYIVSYSLNSCPLGNQGYNRVLIQLMGFLGHGKSSLINSCKYALHNQVFKTHAESGSADGGLTVVRNAYPLTHTITMVDNRGCAVLNPLETGEFYAQLGNFVPLNERVEWTKEFTDMLNLLEDSDVEPNFTDIIVPIFVYSVKREIAANEVEEIKTFLKACRDLTGIFPIIVLTHKTSGPFFKFRDLFEGMGAEEIFSVENYTSEDNLKTLGRHLQFLNLILKVLLNVNFRMSEERNPRKERAERKKFLAKYFHERETQK